Proteins from one Sabethes cyaneus chromosome 2, idSabCyanKW18_F2, whole genome shotgun sequence genomic window:
- the LOC128734111 gene encoding chymotrypsin-2-like, which produces MSRLSVVIVLGLIGAIYARTLPDEYTAWEGRIVGGSNAAEGQFPYQVSLRSAANSHFCGGSIINTNWAMSAAHCTVGRTVANTIVVAGSLLLNAGGTTHQAQTIVNHPAYSSLTLANDISLVRVATPFVFSPTVGSVELESNFIESATGAQASGWGQTTHPGSIPNHLQWVNVDIITLAACRGAHNAVNAARVHDNTICTQSPVGVGMCMGDSGGPLSHAGFQQGIVSWGIACAQGFPDVFARVSSHRAWVLENTAN; this is translated from the exons ATGTCTCGACTAAGTGTGGTTATTGTGCTAGGTTTGATCGGTGCTATTTACGCCAGAACCCTCCCAGATGAATATACGGCGTGGGAAGGTCGCATTGTAGGCGGTTCCAATGCTGCCGAAGGACAGTTTCCGTATCAGGTGTCGCTGCGATCAGCCGCCAATAGCCACTTCTGTGGAGGCTCAATCATCAACACCAATTGGGCGATGTCTGCGGCACATTGTACTGTCGGCAGAACAGTAGCAAACACTATTGTGGTTGCAGGATCACTTTTGTTGAACGCCGGAGGAACAACACATCAGGCACAGACTATCGTCAATCATCCTGCATATAGCTCGTTGACATTGGCAAACGATATCTCTTTAGTGCGCGTGGCAACTCCTTTCGTTTTCTCACCGACTGTCGGTTCTGTTGAATTGGAATCAAACTTCATTGAATCTGCAACTGGTGCGCAAGCATCCGGCTGGGGTCAAACAACG CACCCAGGCTCGATACCAAATCACCTGCAGTGGGTCAACGTTGACATCATCACCTTGGCAGCCTGTAGGGGCGCTCATAATGCGGTAAACGCTGCCCGGGTTCACGATAATACAATTTGTACCCAATCTCCTGTGGGAGTAGGCATGTGCATGGGAGATTCCGGTGGTCCACTGTCGCACGCAGGCTTCCAGCAGGGTATCGTTTCGTGGGGCATTGCTTGTGCGCAAGGTTTTCCGGATGTTTTTGCTCGCGTTTCTTCCCACCGCGCTTGGGTTTTGGAAAATACAGCCAACTAA